The genomic DNA GCACTGCGTCGCCATCGGCGAATGGCCGCACTATGTTTGCCTGCAATTGGTCAAGCGCGAACTCATCACCCGACACGGCCTGGCGTTCGATCCCTCGATATTTCACGAGGACATCCTGTGGACCACCCAACTTGCGCTGGTCGCCAGGCGCATGGGCTTCGCGTCCGAGCCGGTGTACGGCTATCGCCGCAACCCCGACTCGATAACCCTTTCGCCGTCAGCCCGGATACGCCAGTGGCGCGGCGTCAGCTACGTTCACATCATCGAGACGCTGCTGGCGCTGTCCAGGCGGCAGGACCTCGGCCAGAGAACCCGCGTCTCGATCGTGCGCCACGTCCTGCATGAACTCCTGTGCTTTGTCGACCTGCTTCGCAAGGACGTCGAAAACCCGCAAGCGCGCGCCCAGCTGGCGCGGTCGATGCTCGACCTGCGCGCCTGGCCGGGGCTGGTCCGCCATGCGCGCGGCGTCACCGACCTGCGGCGGGTGTTCAAGGCATACCGGCGCCTGAGACGAATGGCGCGAGGCAAGGGCGCTTTCACGCCGGACATGGCCGTCACGCGGTAGCAGCCCCGCAAGCACAATCACGCGCGCAGCATCCTGGTGACGACGCCGTTGACGTTCGCGGCCTGCCAGTCCAGCGCGCCCAGGTGCCAGTGGCGGATGCGGCCGCCGCGGTCGACGAGGTAGTTGGCGGGCAGGCCGACGGCATCCCATTGCCTGGCCGCGCTGCTGTTGCGATCGTGCAGGACGGTGCCGGCGACCGGCCACTTGGCCAGGAAGGTGGTGATCTTGCCCAGCGCTTCGCCGACGTTCACGGCGACCAGGCGCAGGCCTTCTTCGCGGTGGCGCCTGGCCATGGCGGACATCAGCGGGATTTCGTCGCGGCAGGGGTCGCACCAGGTGGCCCAGAAGCTGACAATGACCACGCTGCCGCGCCAGGCGGCAAGTTTCTGCTCGCGGCCCGCAAGGTCGGGCAGGACCAGCGGCGGCGTCGCGGCGGTCCAGGCGGCCCAGTCGGGACCCGTGGCGGCCTTGAGGGCGCTGTCACTGGCGGCGGCGCGGGCCCAGCCGGGCAGCGCCGCCAGCGACAGGGCGGATTGCAGCAGGTGGCGGCGGCTGACCATGGACGCGCGCCGGTTCAGGTGGACAGCGAACGGGCGGTCAGGGTGTAGCGGAAACTGTCGGGGTCGAGGCTGTCCAGGCGGCCGTCGGCGGTTTCGCCGTTGGGGTACATCAGGAACGGCACGGCGCCGTGGGCGGAGCCGGGCAGGACGACGTCGTGGCCATGGTTGTAGGCAACCCAGTTCATTTCCCACGCGCCGAACAGCATGACACGGGCGCTGCGCACGCGGGCGTCCGTGGTGGGCAGATCGCCGGGCGGCTCCTCCAGCATGACCTTGCGCACGTCGGCGGGGTCGACCGGGACCCAGCCGTAGCCGTCGGCGTAGAACTCGGCGCGGCAATGTTGCGCGCGGGTGACGTCGCCGGCCTTGCCCAGGCTCTTGAAACCGAGCTGCGAATCGGCCACGCGCAGCCCGTAGGCGTCGCGGGCGGGAATGCCGGCGGCGCGCGCCAGGGCGACGAACAGCGCGTTGATGTCGGCGCATTTGCCGTTCAGGTCGTTGGCGGCAAGCATGTAGCGCACGTCGCCGGTGCCGCAGCCGCGGGTCGAGGCGGTGCGGCAGGTGTTGTCGACCACCCAGTCGTAGAGGGCCCGGGCCCGCGCCAGCGTGCCCTGGTGGCCGCGGGTGATGCGGTCCGCGGTGGTCTTGACGATGCCGTCGGTGGGCAAAAGCTCGGTGGGCTGGAGGTATTCGCGCAGGGAGGCGGCGCTTTCGCGCGAGGCGCCTGGTGGCGGCGGCTGGGTCAGGTCGACGCGGCGGTTGCGGGTCTGGAAGCGGCTGGTCACGGTGACTTCGCGCGGCGCCTGGGCGTCGGGCCATTGCACCGCCAGCATGCGCACGTCGTAGCCGGGCGCCTGCGCCAGCCGCGCGCTGCCGCCGCCGCTGACCAGCCAGGCGCTCTGCGCGCCGCGCTGGTACCCGGTGTCGGTGGCGTAGGGCAGGGGGATCCAGAGGCGCGCATGGGCGCCGGGGTCGCGGACCTGGATGTGGGTGGTCAGTTCGAAGCTGCGCCAGTCGGCGCTGACGGGCGCCTGGCCGGCGCGCGCGGCCAGGGGCAGGGCCGCGGCCTGGGTGGCGCACAGGGCGCTCGAGAAACGGAGGAAGTGTCGGCGATCCATATAGCCCTCACGCACGGTGAAGTTTGGCTGTCGGTGCGCCCGATGGCGGGCGGCCGTCCGTTGCTGCCTGCTGCCGGATCATCATAGGGCCATTCGGGGCCGCGATGCTATCCTTTTCCCCATCACCTACGGAGAGATTCACATGACCCAGGATGCAGCGTCCGCGGCGGTGCCGCGCTTGACCTCGCTGTCGCACGGCGGCGGCTGTGGCTGCAAGATCGCGCCCGGCGTGCTGTCGCAGCTGCTGGCGCGCTTCGGGCCGGCCGCCAGCTACCCCAACCTGCTGGTGGGCACCGAGACGGCCGACGATGCCGCCGTCTACCGGCTCAACGACGAGCAGGCGCTGATCGCGACCACCGACTTCTTCATGCCGATCGTCGACGATCCCTACGACTTCGGCCGCATCGCGGCCACCAATGCGCTGTCGGACGTGTACGCCATGGGCGGCACGCCGATCATGGCGCTGGCCATCGTCGGCATGCCGATCAACGTGCTGCCGCACGGCGTCATCGCCGACATCCTGCGCGGCGGCGAGTCGGTCTGCAAGGAGGCCGGCATTCCGGTGGCGGGCGGCCACAGCATCGACTCGGTCGAACCGATCTACGGCCTGGCGGCCATGGGGCTGGTGCATCCGGACCGCATCAAGCGCAACGCCGATGCGCGTGCCGGCGACGTGCTGGTGCTGGGCAAGGGGCTGGGCGTGGGCATCCTGTCGGCGGCGCTGAAGAAGAACCGGCTGGACGCCGACGGGTACCGGGTGATGATCGACACCACCACCCGCCTGAACCGCCCCGGCGCGGCGCTGGCCGCGATGGACGGGGTCCATGCGATCACCGACGTCACCGGTTTCGGCCTGCTGGGACATACGCTGGAGATGGCTCGCGGCGCGGGGCTGACCGCCAGGCTGCGGCGCGAGGCCTTGCCCTGGCTGCCAGGCGTGCAGGCCTTCGCCGCCGAAGGCGTGGTCACCGGCGCGTCGGGCCGCAACTGGGCGTCGTATGGCGAATCGGTGCGGCTGGGCGCGGACGTATCCGATGTCGAACGGGCGTTGCTGACCGACCCGCAGACCGCTGGCGGCCTGTTGGTCGCCTGCGATCCCCAGGCGGCCCAGGCGGTGCTGGAGCTGTTCCGCGAGCAGGGCTTCGCGGACGCCGCGGTGGTCGGCGACATGGTCGCGGGCGACGCGCTGGTGCGCGTCGACTAGCGGGCGCGGGCCGCCTCGGGTCCGGGCGCCGCGCGCCGCGCATGCGCGGCGGGCCGGTTCAGGGGCGATCCGGCCGCAATGGCACCTGGTGCTGCACCTGGTGATTGATCTGCCATTGCAGCAGCGGGGCATACGCTTCCAGCCGTTCCTGCTCGGCCGCCTGCGCCGCCGACGCGACCCGCTCGGGCGCCAGCGCCAGGCCGCTGGCGCCGGCCCAGGGCAGGATGCGTCCGGGATGATCGCGCCGGTAGGCGCCGTCGCGCGTGATCAGCAGGCGCGGGTTGTTGAAGCCAAAGCACCATTGCGGATCGGGCCGCGCGGCCAGCAGATCGCAGCCGCTGCGGAAATAGGGAGTGTCCGGCAGGCTCAGGTGGTACAGCGTGGGCAGGATGTCCTTGTGGCTGCCCGGGCGTGACGGATCGTAGGTCGATTGCCCACGATAGGCCGGTGGCACATACAGGTAGAACGGCACCGCGCGCGCCAGGACGGCGTCGGTGTCGGCGGAATAGGCGACCCCCAGGATGTTGTGGTCGCCGGTGGCCGCGACGATGGTGCGAGCGCCTTGGGCGGAGCCTTTCAGGCCGCTCAGGAAGCGCCCAAGCTGGTCGTTGGCGTAGCGCAGCGTGTCGAAGGCGTCTTCCAGGCCTGTCCAGTTTTCGTAGTAGGGCAGGCGTTCGACATCGCCCAGGTCCAGGCCGCCGCGCTGGCCGCCTTCGGGAACCAGGAACGGCGGGTGGTGGGTGGTGGACAGGCCGACGATGAAAAGGTGTTCACCGTCACGGTCGGCCCGCGCCAGGCGCTCGGCGATGTAGCGGAACATGTATTCGTCGGGCACGCCCCAGGCGCCCGCCTGCGCCTCGGGATAGCGGTGCTTGAGCGTCAGCTGGTCGGCGAACTCATGCGCGCCCAGATGCGTGGCGAATCGGCCCAGGTTGCGCCAGGTGGCTGTGCCCGAGGTGACGAACACCACCCGATAGCCGCGCGCCAGGAATGGCGTGAAGGCATTGCTGGCGAAGGTGGCATTGGCCGCCGACGATTGGCTGATGGCCAGCACCGGACTGCGCACCAGCAGCCGGCTGAGCGAATCGATGGTGCCATTGCCTTCGGACAGGAAGCGGTCGAAGCGCCAGTCCTGCCGCCAGTGCGGCCGCAGCGCGCCCAACAGGTCGCGGCCGGGGCGGTCGTGGGTGTTCATGTGGTGCCCCATGCTTTCCATGATCTGCAGCACGACGTGCGGCGGCCGGGCGCGGGCTGGCGGATTGGCGCCGGTGCTGGCCATGAAGGGTTGCAGATCGCGGCCGGGTCGTCCCAGGAAACGCCGATACAGCCGCGCGCCTTCGTCAGCGGTGACGGGGCTGAAGCGCTTGTCGTTGTCGCGCTCGGACAACGCCCAGAAGAACGCCGAAATGCCGTTGGGCGTGATGTCGTTGAGCAGGCGCAGCGACGAGATGCCGGTGTCGTCCTTGTTGAGCGGAAAGGTGCCCAGCGAGCCGCGACAGGCCAGCACCGTGACGCCGATGATCAGGAACAGCCGCAGCGCGCTGGGAACCAGCGCGCGCCGCGCCAGCCGCGCCCGCATGATGCCCGAGCCCCAGCGCCGCGCCAGCCAGTACGTGGCGCCCAGCACCGCCGCCAGCAGCGCCAGCGTCCGCAGCACCGGATAGCCGTGCCATAGCGTCGCCAGGATGGCGCGGGTGTCGTCGTCCATCAGGCCGAATACGAAGATGTCGATCGAGCGCGAGAACGTGGCGAAGTAGTACACGCTCACCACCGTGCTGGCGGCGAACAGGGTGGCCAGCACTGCGCCCAGGCCTGGCAGGCAGCGCAGCCACAGGGCGTGCGCCGCCGGCCGCGCGGCCAGCACCAGCGCGGCCAGCAGCGGCACCGAGAACGCGATCGCCGCGACCTTGATGTCAAACAGCAGGCCGGTCGCCAGCATGCGTTTGACGTCCTGCGGCAGCGCCGCGTAGGCGCCGGGGGGCGCGTAGGCGGCCAGCAGATAGGCGCGGCCGGCGCCCTGCGCCAGCACGGACACCAGCCATGGCGCCAGCAGGATCAGGAAGGAACGCTGGAAGTTGATGAACCAGGATTGCCAGGCGTCGGTGGAACGGAAGAGCTTCATCTGCGCCATGAAAGGAGGGCGGGGCATTGCGCCGTGAAACGGCGGCAACGGGCCCGCGCGACCGCCGGGGGAACGGGGCGCGCGGGTTCATTCGCAGGGGGGGAGCTCGGGTCCGTGCGTGCTATGCAGGCCGCAATCTACAGGAGGGGGAACGCAAATCTATGAAGGTTTGTATAGAACTTGTAGTGAGTCGCCCAAGCGGGTCGCACAAACCGGTCGCCCAAGCCGGTCGCCCAAGCCGCAAGAGCGCCTGGCGATCGCCAGGCGCCGGCATGGCGGGGATTCGGCCTCGCGGGGGAGGCCTTATTCCGGAGCCAGCAGGCGCGCCGTGGTGGCGGCCTGCTGCACCAGCCAGCGCGTCACGATCTCGGCGTCGGGGGTGCTGCGGCGCGCGTTGCGCACCAGCCAGTAGGCGTGCTCGGTGGCGTCCGCCGGCTGGCCGCCGACCGTCGCCAGGCGCTTGTCCGCCAGCATGGGCGCGATCAGCGCCAGCCTCCCCAGTGCGATGCCATGGCCAGCCAGCGCCGCGTGCACGATCTGGTCGTACTGGTTGAAGCGCAGCATGCCCTTGGGCCGCACTCGCCCCAGGCCGCGCGCGTTGAGCCACTCCGACCATTGCAGCCAGGGCCGGGTGGGGTCGTCGAACTCCAGCAGCACATGGCGCTGCAGTTCGCGCGCATCCAGGGCGCGCGCCTGCAGGGAGGGATGGGCCACTGGCACCACCGACTCGCCGAACAGCCAGACGGCTCCGTCCGGCACGGTGTCGCGCAGGCTGTAGCGGATGGCGATGTCGACGCTTTCGCGGTCGATGTCGATGACCCGGTTGTCGGCCGCCACCCGCACGTCGATCTGCGGATGGGCGGCCTGGAAGTCGCCCAGGCGCGGCAGCAGCCACAGCGAGGCCACGCCGATGGTGGTGGTGACGGTGACTGGCGTGCGGCGTTCCGGGGCGCGCAATTGCTCGGTCAGGTCGCCCAACTGGCTCAGCCAGGTGTCGGCCATGCGGAACAGCTGCGCGCCTTCCGACGTGAACGACACGCTGCGAAAACCACGCACCAGCAGCGGCACCCCCAGGTGGGCCTCCAGCGCCCGGATCTGGCGGCTGACCGCCGACTGCGTCACGTGCAGGTCCTGCGCCGCCAGCGTGATGCTCATGCGGCGGCCCACGGCGACGAAGCCTCGGACCAGATCAAGCGGGGGAAGTTTTGCCAGCGGGTATGACATTCGTAAAACTCATGCGTGTGCGGCGGAAATGTCGCTTGTGCAATATAACGCCTGCGGCGTCCAATATGACTCAGACGACGGGTGATGCGGTGGCCAGCCGCCCACGCCCGCCATGATGGCCGCCGTTGCGGCGGGGGGATGCGCCATGATCCGGTTATGTTGCACTGCGGGAATGTCATTTCGCCTGGCCCGGGGTTCGACTATGCTGCTCAGACGGGCCTCGGGCCTGCGCATCGAGTGCCACGCCGGCGCGCTCTGGCTATCCGAGTACCGCCGTCCGGACGACAGCGTATTGCAAGCCGGCCAGTCCATCATCGTGGGCAGCGATCGCGATGTCGTCCTCAGCGGCCTGCCGGATGCGCAGGTCGCCCTGGTTTCCCAGGTTCCCCAGCCGTTGGAGCTTTTGTCATGAATGCGTCCCTGCCCGCCTCGCCCCGCCTCGAGATGTGGTTCGATTTCGCCAGCCCCTACAGCTACCTGGCGATCGAGCGCATCGGCGCCCTGGCGGCGCAGGCGGACGTGCGGGTCGACCTGCGGCCGTTCCTGCTCGGCCCCATCTTCCAGGCCCAGGGCTGGAACGACACGCCGTTCCGCCTGTTCCCCGGCAAGGGCGCCTACATGATGCGCGACATCGCCCGCCTGGCCGAAAAATACGGCGTGCCCTACAACCGGCCGCGCCTGTTTCCGCGCATGAGCGTGCTGCCCGCCCGGATCGCGCTGCTGGGGCAGGACGAGCCCTGGGGCCGTGATTTCTGCCTGTCGGTGTTCCGCGCCAATTTCCAGCACGACCAGGACATCCAGGCCGAGGACGTGGTGCACACGCTGCTGACCGACCTGTCGCTCGACGCCGACGCGCTGATCGCGCGCGGCAAGTCCGAGGCCGCCAAGGAGGCGCTGCGGCGCCGGGTCGACGAGGCCCGCCACCTGGGACTGTTTGGCGCCCCGACCTTCCTGGTGGACGGCGAGATGTTCTGGGGCAACGACCGCCTCGAGGACGCCCTGGACTGGACCCGCCGCGCCCCTGTCGGCGCCTGGGCCGCCGCGGCCGGCTGAACCCGGCGCCCACCTTTCGATCATGGTTGCCGGCGCCGCGCGCCGGCACCGCAGAGTTTTTTCCGCCAACGCTTTTCCCGCAATGAAAAACAGCAGCAGTCCGCTACGCGGCGCACCCATGCCGGGTGGCCGTTCGTTCACGCAATTCCGCGCCGCGCGCATCCGCCGCGTGTCGTTCCAGTGGCGACAACAGGAGACCGCTGGCGCCGAGCCGGCCGCCAAGGGCGGCGGGCCGCGGCGTTCCTGACGCCCCGCCCGCGGCAGGCCGCGCGAAGCGCCGGTCTCAACCGCGCGTGACCGGCGCTACGGCGGCCCATTCCTCGTCCGAATACAGCCGCGAGCGCAGCAGGAAGCGCTTGCCCTCGGCGCTGTCGAGGGAGAACGCGCCGCCGCGTCCGGGCACGGCGTCGATGATGAGCTGGGTGTGCTCCCAATACGCGAACTGGTCTTCGCCCATGTAGAACGGGCAGCCCTCCAGTTCGCCCAGCAGCACGTCCGAGCCGCCGACCATGAACTCTCCCTGCGCGTAGCACATGGGGGAACTGCCGTCGCAGCAGCCGCCCGACTGGTGGAACATCAGCGGGCCATGCTTGGCGCGCAGGGTGTCGATCAGCGCGCGCGCCGCGTCGGTGGCGACCACGCGCGGGGTGGGTCCTGGCATGATGCAGCTCCCGCGACGCCACCCTGGCCCGCGACGGGCCGGCCCGGTATGGGCCGGCGCGACACGGACCGGCGGGCGTCGCCCATGGGTCAGAAGAAACCCAGTTTCTTGGGCGAGTAGCTCACCAGCAGGTTCTTGGTCTGCTGGTAGTGGTTGAGCATCATCTTGTGGTTCTCGCGGCCGATGCCCGACTGCTTGTAGCCGCCGAACGCCGCATGCGCGGGATAGGCGTGGTAGCAGTTGGTCCAGACCCGGCCGGCCTTGATGGCGCGGCCCATGCGATAGCAGGTGTTGGCGTCGCGCGACCAGACGCCCGCGCCCAGGCCATAGAGCGTGTCGTTGGCCAGCGCCAGCGCGTCGTCGGCGTCCTTGAACGTGGTCACCGCCACCACCGGGCCGAAGATCTCTTCCTGGAACACGCGCATCTTGTTGTGGCCCTTGAAGACGGTGGGCTGCACGTAATAGCCGCCTTCGAGCGCGCCCGGCAACTGCGCGCGCGCGCCGCCGGCCAACACCGCCGCGCCCTCCTGCTTGCCGATGTCCAGGTACGACAGGATCTTTTCCAACTGCTCGGTGGACGCCTGCGCGCCCAGCATGGTGTCGCCGTCCAGCGGGTTGCCCTGCTTGATCTCGGCCACGCGCTTGAGCGCGCGTTCCATGAACCTGTCGTAGAGCGATTCCTGGATCAGCGCGCGGCTGGGGCAGGTGCAGACTTCGCCCTGGTTCAGCGCGAACATGACGAAGCCTTCGATGGCCTTGTCGAGGAAGTCGTCGTCCTGCGCCGCCACGTCGGCAAAGAAGATGTTGGGCGACTTGCCGCCCAGCTCCAGCGTCACCGGGATGATGTTCTGCGAGGCGTACTGCATGATCAGGCGGCCGGTGGTGGTCTCGCCGGTGAAGGCGATCTTGGCGATGCGCTTGCTGGAGGCCAGCGGCTTGCCCGCTTCCAGGCCGAAGCCGGTGACCACGTTGACCACGCCCGGCGGCAGCAGGTCGCCGATCAGTTCCATCAGCAGCAGGATGCCCAGCGGCGTCTGCTCGGCCGGCTTGAGCACCACGCAGTTGCCCGCCGCCAGCGCCGGCGCCAGTTTCCATGCCGCCATCAGGATGGGGAAGTTCCACGGGATGATCTGGCCGACCACGCCCAGCGGTTCATTGAAGTGATACGCCACGGTGTCGTGGTCGATCTCCGACAGCCCGCCTTCCTGGCTGCGGATGCACGAGGCGAAGTAGCGGAAGTGGTCGATCGCCAGCGGGATGTCGGC from Achromobacter xylosoxidans includes the following:
- a CDS encoding glycosyltransferase; protein product: MSHVEPTAPQVSLIVPVYNCERYLSDQLDALLADAALSLEVIAVDDGSTDGSVAILQARGATDARLRILRQPHQGLGAARNAGLRAARGAWVAFADADDLLPSAGLVRWHEQAVSQGLEVLVGNAYRFTHAPAPLPRPPVLTRQPTAGAMTGEDWIAHCVAIGEWPHYVCLQLVKRELITRHGLAFDPSIFHEDILWTTQLALVARRMGFASEPVYGYRRNPDSITLSPSARIRQWRGVSYVHIIETLLALSRRQDLGQRTRVSIVRHVLHELLCFVDLLRKDVENPQARAQLARSMLDLRAWPGLVRHARGVTDLRRVFKAYRRLRRMARGKGAFTPDMAVTR
- a CDS encoding TlpA disulfide reductase family protein, with protein sequence MVSRRHLLQSALSLAALPGWARAAASDSALKAATGPDWAAWTAATPPLVLPDLAGREQKLAAWRGSVVIVSFWATWCDPCRDEIPLMSAMARRHREEGLRLVAVNVGEALGKITTFLAKWPVAGTVLHDRNSSAARQWDAVGLPANYLVDRGGRIRHWHLGALDWQAANVNGVVTRMLRA
- a CDS encoding transglutaminase-like domain-containing protein yields the protein MDRRHFLRFSSALCATQAAALPLAARAGQAPVSADWRSFELTTHIQVRDPGAHARLWIPLPYATDTGYQRGAQSAWLVSGGGSARLAQAPGYDVRMLAVQWPDAQAPREVTVTSRFQTRNRRVDLTQPPPPGASRESAASLREYLQPTELLPTDGIVKTTADRITRGHQGTLARARALYDWVVDNTCRTASTRGCGTGDVRYMLAANDLNGKCADINALFVALARAAGIPARDAYGLRVADSQLGFKSLGKAGDVTRAQHCRAEFYADGYGWVPVDPADVRKVMLEEPPGDLPTTDARVRSARVMLFGAWEMNWVAYNHGHDVVLPGSAHGAVPFLMYPNGETADGRLDSLDPDSFRYTLTARSLST
- the selD gene encoding selenide, water dikinase SelD, encoding MTQDAASAAVPRLTSLSHGGGCGCKIAPGVLSQLLARFGPAASYPNLLVGTETADDAAVYRLNDEQALIATTDFFMPIVDDPYDFGRIAATNALSDVYAMGGTPIMALAIVGMPINVLPHGVIADILRGGESVCKEAGIPVAGGHSIDSVEPIYGLAAMGLVHPDRIKRNADARAGDVLVLGKGLGVGILSAALKKNRLDADGYRVMIDTTTRLNRPGAALAAMDGVHAITDVTGFGLLGHTLEMARGAGLTARLRREALPWLPGVQAFAAEGVVTGASGRNWASYGESVRLGADVSDVERALLTDPQTAGGLLVACDPQAAQAVLELFREQGFADAAVVGDMVAGDALVRVD
- a CDS encoding LTA synthase family protein; this translates as MKLFRSTDAWQSWFINFQRSFLILLAPWLVSVLAQGAGRAYLLAAYAPPGAYAALPQDVKRMLATGLLFDIKVAAIAFSVPLLAALVLAARPAAHALWLRCLPGLGAVLATLFAASTVVSVYYFATFSRSIDIFVFGLMDDDTRAILATLWHGYPVLRTLALLAAVLGATYWLARRWGSGIMRARLARRALVPSALRLFLIIGVTVLACRGSLGTFPLNKDDTGISSLRLLNDITPNGISAFFWALSERDNDKRFSPVTADEGARLYRRFLGRPGRDLQPFMASTGANPPARARPPHVVLQIMESMGHHMNTHDRPGRDLLGALRPHWRQDWRFDRFLSEGNGTIDSLSRLLVRSPVLAISQSSAANATFASNAFTPFLARGYRVVFVTSGTATWRNLGRFATHLGAHEFADQLTLKHRYPEAQAGAWGVPDEYMFRYIAERLARADRDGEHLFIVGLSTTHHPPFLVPEGGQRGGLDLGDVERLPYYENWTGLEDAFDTLRYANDQLGRFLSGLKGSAQGARTIVAATGDHNILGVAYSADTDAVLARAVPFYLYVPPAYRGQSTYDPSRPGSHKDILPTLYHLSLPDTPYFRSGCDLLAARPDPQWCFGFNNPRLLITRDGAYRRDHPGRILPWAGASGLALAPERVASAAQAAEQERLEAYAPLLQWQINHQVQHQVPLRPDRP
- a CDS encoding LysR substrate-binding domain-containing protein, translating into MSYPLAKLPPLDLVRGFVAVGRRMSITLAAQDLHVTQSAVSRQIRALEAHLGVPLLVRGFRSVSFTSEGAQLFRMADTWLSQLGDLTEQLRAPERRTPVTVTTTIGVASLWLLPRLGDFQAAHPQIDVRVAADNRVIDIDRESVDIAIRYSLRDTVPDGAVWLFGESVVPVAHPSLQARALDARELQRHVLLEFDDPTRPWLQWSEWLNARGLGRVRPKGMLRFNQYDQIVHAALAGHGIALGRLALIAPMLADKRLATVGGQPADATEHAYWLVRNARRSTPDAEIVTRWLVQQAATTARLLAPE
- a CDS encoding DUF2917 domain-containing protein translates to MLLRRASGLRIECHAGALWLSEYRRPDDSVLQAGQSIIVGSDRDVVLSGLPDAQVALVSQVPQPLELLS
- a CDS encoding 2-hydroxychromene-2-carboxylate isomerase; translated protein: MNASLPASPRLEMWFDFASPYSYLAIERIGALAAQADVRVDLRPFLLGPIFQAQGWNDTPFRLFPGKGAYMMRDIARLAEKYGVPYNRPRLFPRMSVLPARIALLGQDEPWGRDFCLSVFRANFQHDQDIQAEDVVHTLLTDLSLDADALIARGKSEAAKEALRRRVDEARHLGLFGAPTFLVDGEMFWGNDRLEDALDWTRRAPVGAWAAAAG
- a CDS encoding DUF779 domain-containing protein; protein product: MPGPTPRVVATDAARALIDTLRAKHGPLMFHQSGGCCDGSSPMCYAQGEFMVGGSDVLLGELEGCPFYMGEDQFAYWEHTQLIIDAVPGRGGAFSLDSAEGKRFLLRSRLYSDEEWAAVAPVTRG
- the adh gene encoding aldehyde dehydrogenase — protein: MDIATRVTPESYGTRLDLRTQYDNFIDGKWQAPADGEYFDNVTPVTGQVLTRNARSKERDIELALDAAHRAAPKWGATPAAERAQILMRIADVMEANLERLATAETWDNGKPIREARAADIPLAIDHFRYFASCIRSQEGGLSEIDHDTVAYHFNEPLGVVGQIIPWNFPILMAAWKLAPALAAGNCVVLKPAEQTPLGILLLMELIGDLLPPGVVNVVTGFGLEAGKPLASSKRIAKIAFTGETTTGRLIMQYASQNIIPVTLELGGKSPNIFFADVAAQDDDFLDKAIEGFVMFALNQGEVCTCPSRALIQESLYDRFMERALKRVAEIKQGNPLDGDTMLGAQASTEQLEKILSYLDIGKQEGAAVLAGGARAQLPGALEGGYYVQPTVFKGHNKMRVFQEEIFGPVVAVTTFKDADDALALANDTLYGLGAGVWSRDANTCYRMGRAIKAGRVWTNCYHAYPAHAAFGGYKQSGIGRENHKMMLNHYQQTKNLLVSYSPKKLGFF